In Nilaparvata lugens isolate BPH chromosome 5, ASM1435652v1, whole genome shotgun sequence, the following proteins share a genomic window:
- the LOC120351611 gene encoding uncharacterized protein LOC120351611 yields MITDRRVVHNKPDILVLDQLEKRAYIIDIAVPSDENAQKTRGEKIRKYQELSFEVKEMYGLNTVRVLPIVITVNGLILKSVVEICRSIDLVDEVLKRMQKSVLLDTARIVRKFIK; encoded by the coding sequence ATGATTACAGACAGGCGGGTAGTACACAACAAGCCTGACATCCTGGTATTGGATCAGCTGGAGAAGAGGGCTTATATAATTGATATTGCTGTACCTTCAGATGAGAATGCTCAGAAGACCAGAGGCGAGAAAATCAGAAAATACCAAGAGCTATCATTTGAGGTGAAGGAAATGTATGGGCTGAATACAGTGAGAGTACTTCCAATTGTAATAACAGTCAATGGCCTGATACTCAAGTCGGTTGTGGAAATATGTCGAAGTATTGACTTGGTAGACGAGGTGCTGAAGAGAATGCAAAAATCTGTCCTCCTTGACACTGCACGTATTGTGCGCAAGTTCATAAAATAG